One genomic region from Balaenoptera acutorostrata chromosome 1, mBalAcu1.1, whole genome shotgun sequence encodes:
- the GNG5 gene encoding guanine nucleotide-binding protein G(I)/G(S)/G(O) subunit gamma-5, with translation MSGSSSVAAMKKVVQQLRLEAGLNRVKVSQAAADLKQFCLQNAQHDPLLTGVSSSTNPFRPQKVCSFL, from the exons ATGTCTGGTTCCTCCAGCGTCGCCGCTATGAAGAAAGTGGTTCAACAGCTCCGGCTGGAGGCCGGGCTCAACCGCGTGAAG GTTTCCCAGGCAGCTGCAGATTTGAAACAATTCTGTCTGCAGAATGCTCAACATGACCCCCTGCTGACTGGAGTATCTTCAAGTACAAATCCCTTCAGACCTCAGAAAGTCTGTTCCTTTTTGTAG
- the RPF1 gene encoding ribosome production factor 1, giving the protein MAKAGDKSGGSGNKGLKRKAATEERQEAAVAEDGTTESGVQPSKAAAFPPGFSVSEIKNKQRRHLMFTRWKQQQRKEKLAAKKKLKKEREALGDKAPPKPIPKTIDNQRVYDETTVDPNDEEVAYDEATDEFASYFNRQTFPKILITTSDRPHGRTVRLCEQLSTVIPNSHVYYRRGLALKKIIPQCISRDFTDLIVINEDRKIPNGLILSHLPNGPTAHFKMSSVRLRKEIKRRGKEPTEHIPEIILNNFTTRLGHSVGRMFASLFPHNPQFTGRQVATFHNQRDYIFFRFHRYIFKSEKKVGIQELGPRFTLKLRSLQKGTFDSKYGEYEWVHKPREMDTSRRKFHL; this is encoded by the exons ATGGCGAAAGCCGGGGATAAGAGCGGCGGCAGCGGAAACAAAGGGTTGAAACGCAAAGCTGCTACTGAAGAACGTCAGGAGGCTGCAGTCGCTGAGGATGGGACGACGGAAAGTGGGGTCCAACCCTCGAAGGCGGCTGCCTTTCCTCCAGGCTTCAGCGTTTCGGAGATTAAGAACAAACAGCGGCGACATTTAATGTTCACGCGGTGGAAACAGCAGCAGCGGAAG GAAAAGTTGGCAGctaagaaaaaacttaaaaaagagagagaggctcTTGGTGATAAG gcTCCACCAAAGCCTATACCGAAGACCATTGACAACCAGCGAGTGTACGATGAAACCACAGTAGACCCTAATGATGAAGAG gTTGCTTATGATGAAGCTACGGATGAATTTGCTTCTTACTTCAACAGACAAACTTTTCCCAAGATTCTCATCACTACATCAGATAGACCTCATGGG agAACAGTACGACTCTGTGAACAGCTCTCCACAGTTATACCAAATTCACATGTTTATTACAGAAGAGGACTGGctctgaaaaaaattattccaCAGTGCATCTCAAGAGATTTCACAGACCTGATTGTTATTAATGAAGATCGTAAAATACCAA ATGGATTAATTCTGAGTCACTTGCCAAATGGCCCAactgctcattttaaaatgagcagtGTTCGTCTGCGTAAAGAAATTAAG AGAAGAGGCAAGGAGCCCACAGAACACAtacctgaaataattttaaacaattttaccACACGGCTGGGTCATTCTGTTGGACGTATGTTTGCATCTCTCTTTCCCCATAATCCTCAATTTACTGGAAGGCAGGTTGCCACATTCCACAATCAACGGGATTATATCTTCTTCagatttcacag ATACATATTCAAGAGTGAAAAGAAAGTCGGAATTCAGGAACTTGGACCACGTTTTACCTTAAAATTAAGATCTCTTCAGAAAGGAACCTTTGATTCTAAATATGGAGAATATGAATGGGTCCATAAG cCCCGGGAAATGGATACAAGtagaagaaaattccatttataa